ACTTCTTCCTCCGTAAATTAGTCAATTCCTAGCTGAATATAACAACATGACAATGTGATGTCTGATATGATATGGTATCTGCACCTAATGCCCCCTTAATCAGttctatacaacaacaacaacaacatacccagtaaaatcctaCTAGTGGGTTATGGGGAGAGTAGAGTGTATGCAAACCTTACTCCTACCCTGGAAAGggtaaagaggttgtttccgggagactctcggctcaacaggagagacaataatatcagaaaagaaacaagagaaaAGGCATGTAACAACAAAATGATGTCagaaagaaaataacaacaaCGAATAAGTGAAAGGAACATAACACAAAACTATGCAAAACAACAATGTGAACACAACATAGACCGCTAACAAACCTAAACAAAACTCTATCAGACTACCCGGTACAAAGAGGGAAGAACTCTCGACTACCCCCTAGCCTaccaccctaatgctcgacctccacatgttcctatcaagagccatgtcctcggaaatctgaagccgcgccatgtcctgcctgatcacctcgctCCAAttcttcttaggccgccctctgcctcttctcgtacctgccaaagtcaaccgctcacacctcctaaccggtgcatctaggcttctcctccGCACGTGTCCTAACCATCTAAACcacgcttcccgcatcttgtcgtccACGGGAGCCACGCCCACCCTCTCCCAAATATCTTCATTCCGAATCTTATCTTCTATattttgaataaataaataaattcatGCACAACATGCTTTGAAGGACGAGAAGCATTTATATCTGCTAATTTTATAGTTTTATCAACATTTCAATTGGAAAAAATGGAATTCTTCAACAAGTGtgcttgattttatttttttaatattcttCCATTCATGTGAACAATAATTGAAATTCTATTAAAGACTCTATACCAGTTAAAAATATATTGGATGGAGTTATTAAACAATTAGACAAATGAGTTAGTCTCCATTTTAGAGTATATTTTTTTCACCTATACCCCAGAATTAGTTTTAACTTACTAGTATTAGTTTGAGCGAATCTTAAAAACTAGTTGAATCCAAGGCAAATGCTCGTTcatttaaaatataaaacattAAAATAGTCTCACATTTACAAGGATCAAAGAACCGGCATTTGGTGAACCATACTTTGGTTTAAGAAAGGAAAATCAAGCACACTTGTTGAAGAATTCCGTTGTTTCACTTGAAATGTTGATAAAAGCACAGAATTCGTGGATTATAAATGCTCCTCGTCATTCAAAGTATGTTGtgcatgatttttttttattggtAGAGTGGCTTTTTTGAGAAATGTAAGAACACAATGGTGGAAATGGGGGGAAACAGGTAAGGGGGAACTTCTCAAAATGAAGTAAAgaaatttcttctttttggggtttgttttggggggggggggaacagGAATGGGGAAGGCACCATTAAAGTGCAGCATATTTCCATAAAACACTTGAAGGCGCTATACTAGCCGCACACCTTCAAAAAAGCTGTAGATGGTGTCAAATCAACATGAAGGCGCGAGTCGCCTTCAatatcttttcatttttttttggaaacCAAAAATGCATTGTAGACAGCACCATTTTGCGTTTTTACATAAAAGAAATTTGACAGTCCCATTTATTGGACTGGGCTCTCATTTTGTCTCATTTCAAGAAAATCCTCTCCCATTGTCTCAACCGCATAAACTTCCTTTTCCTTTAACTTTCAAGCCTTCTGGATCcctttaagaaaaaaaaagagcagaCTGCTTTGCCAAAAAGGAGTCAGAGAACGAAGTTTTCTTTGGTGATGTCTAAATTTCTCCAGTAGCTTGCCTTTAGCAGTTTCTGCCAATTGTTTGCCTGCTTAATATTTGCTCTCCTAGGACTCCAGTCACCCGGCTCTGAAGAGATTTATGTTTGTTGATACTTAGGTTATTTTTCCCCTTAGTTATTTTTTGTTTAAACTTGTATTTTTGCCATAAAATGGATGTTCGTGCAACAATTAAGCAAGCATGGAATGATATAAAATTTTGATGACAAACACCatattttttcctaatttatAATAGATTTTGGGGGCACATTTGCAGAACTTTTGTTTTATATTTGGAATCAGCCAATGTTGCTTTGTTGAACTGCTGCATGAGTGACGGTTTTAATATTCTGTCAATATCTTATGTGCTTCCAATACCTTTTTGGGGGGGATAGAAAAAAGAGTAGAGATTATCTGGTGTAGGTTGTTTTTTTTTGGTCGGAAAGAAACAGTACTCATATTAAGGTAATAAAAGCTGCGTACAAGGAGTAGCAGGCACAAGTGTCACACTATGGTGGCTAACAAAACTATGTAAACTAGGCGAAGACTCATAACTGAGTCATTACAAAAAAGGGAGTTGGGAACACCACGAACGCTAGGGCGTGGTGGGTCGGTGATAGTgtagtttgtttgatttttattACATATTATATTATAATTAGTTTTTGGTGAAGAGATAAGAGAGCTAGACACTGGCCATTTATTATACAATGACATATTCTCACATTAGATTTGATCAGAGAATGGCTTACTTATATGGATTGAATATCTTGCTGTCTTGGTCCGTGCAAACAGTATATGACCGTGGTTGTTTGCAGTTTAATGCTCGGTCTGAATCAATAAAGGAGAAGGCTTCATTTCGCCGCCTTGTCCCGAAGAATAGGTGCCTGGTGGCAGTTGAGGGGTAGGTTCTTTCATCAACTATAATAAGTCCATGAGAGTATCCATTCTGTATGCTATCTACTTTTGTCTGCTTCTTTTCCCATAGCTGACATCCTCTATCTCAAACTGATATTTTTCTTTATAACAGACAAGTAATCAAAAACTTTCAGTGAGTGGGACTTACCTAATTTTGCTTCCAaaaaagaaaagtagaagaaaTACTAAAAATTAGAGGACATTGTGGAGAAACCCAAAGCTTTCTTTTTTaatggatttttttttgaaagggaaatttttgttttttcaaatggatttttttgttttttgaaatggAGTGGTGAAACCAAAGCTTCTTTCATGTAAATTTCTCTTCTGTGTTCAGAATAGCAGAATTTGTCCCAATTGCAATGTCAATGGTTCTCAGTGATGCTATATTCTTCAGATTTTATGAGTGGAAAAAGGATGGATCAAAAAAGCAACCTTATTACATACATTTTAAGGATGCTCGGCCCCTGGTGTTTGCTGCCCTTTTTGACTCTTGGAAGAATCCTGAAGGTGAATTACCATCATTTTTAGGGTGTCTCATAGTGTGAGTTACTAGTCGCAATCACTAACATCATCCTAATTCATGATCTGTCTATTTCTATTTAAAATTTTTATCGCATCCAAAATTGAATTCGGAATTACAACTTTGAATATCTTGCTAATGACTAGCTGTAGGcctttcaattttattttatatatgaGCCAGATAACTATATGCAGATATTTCTCTCTTTATATTAATTCTCTACTTACCTTATGGATCTGAAATACTGCACTTGCGAGATAATGGATAATGCTCCAACTTGATGCGTTCTTTTATACTTATTCTAGTTAGCAAATTACATCCATTGGATAACTTGAATGCTGCTGAGATTTGTTCCTTCTCGTAACACAGGAGAGGTTCTTTATACATTCACTATATTGACAACTTCGGTGTCTTCATCTTTAGAATGGCTCCATGGTTAGTTTTCTTTTATTGACTGTTGGTAAATTTTCCTTTATTCTTGATGTACATTTTACTCTAATTCTTGACCTTTTTATTGTAGAATGCAATATTCAAATAAAAATACCATAATCCTATTGATGACAAACAAAAGTCATAGAAAGCTATTTAACTTTTCATTATCAAAAGAAGAAAGTTATTTAACTTTTCAAAAATCCTTTACTTTCTTCGTAGAAAATATCTTAGTTTCACCATTTTTAGGTAACTCGCTGGTTTCAAACTGGAAAGCTGTCAGAAAACAAAAGCGCTCTAATGGATATTTCAGGCTATTCGTTTCTTACTAtcctaaaaagaagaaaagagaaacgTGAGATAACTGTACTAAATATAATGGCATACATAAAGTTGACGAACATAAGGAGGCTTTACTGaaagaggaaaacaacaaaaagttACACTAGAATAATTGTTCTCTTTCATAGTCTTTAATATCATGTTTATACAATTATCATGTGAGGAAATATATTGAAGCATTATCAATCTTTAGATAATATGTGATGAGATTGTGTGGTGATCATCACAACATCGATGGTGTAAAAATTTCTCAAAATGTTACATGTTAATGATTTTTAGCACTAGATTATTCTGCACTAAATGCTATTCTGTATTTAAAGGATTTTGTATAGAAACTCTagtttttttcatcattttatgTTAATACCACATGCACTAAAAAATTAACATGCATACAAACtagttgataaaaataatattGACTTACAAATTTAATATGATCGAGCGAACCATAACACGGTGGGATATATTTGATTTGTTTAATGAATTAAAATTTGGGAAATTGTTAATTGTACTATTGTATAAAACATATTGTGATATATTCAGGGAACTGTATTGCTGCATACAAAGGAATGGAGACGGTGAATTACAACTTATATGACCgtaatttctgtttttattttccCTAGCTCCATGGTTGGAGCTGCGGTTGTGGATGTGAGAAAGGAATGAGATTTAATTAAAGGAGCCTGCCTTGAAAAAGTTTTTTAGACTGTTACAGATGTTTGATCAAGAACATTGCTATATAGTAGTTAGTGCTTTGCCCTCTGAAATGTCTGGTGTGGCATCATTGACTTAGGATGCTAGACACCTAAAATCACTGGGTTGATGGGAGTTTAACGAACTAAATGGACATGTTGACTCTCACTTTTTAACAGAAGGATTTTACAGGTTGGTAGGGGTAGCATGTGAATAGACAATACAAACATGTTTATTTATGGGGGATATGCCATAACTAGCAGAAGATTCCTATATAAGGAGTCTGTCTCGATTATTAATCACTGATTCAAGACAagttctatctcttgtttcacaaaggaaaaaagaaatcTTTATCTCAAAGTCATATCAGGGATATGTGGAAAAATAAGTTTTCTCAAACCGAGTATGTGCCCTTTCTAGCTGGCTAGCATCATATTTTCGGGTGAGAGATTGGAGAATAATTTAAGTGGAAACGAatgttcaatttttttttgaagatGACTTGTTGCAACTTCCTTTTCCAAATTGTGAAGATACTGAATTTTATTGCATGCCAAGGAGTCTCTTCCCATTTGTCTTATCTATATGACCGTCTTTGACTTTTGAGACCTAGCAGTTTGATTTGAAGCCAGATTCTATTTGTTATATTTCTGCTTTGAATAACacttaaaattttgtattttagaCAGGATGCCTGTCATTTTCGGAAACAAGGATGCGGCTGATATGTGGTTAAGTAGTTCTCCGTCATCCAACATTGACATGCTATTGAAACCATATGAAGAGTCAGATTTGGTGATATTTCTAAACAATCAATCTTTAGGAAGAAAAGAGTGTCGAGAACTCgacttataaaaaataaaataaaatttgtgAACTCGACATCTTCTAAAACTGTCTTTATTGCAGGCTTGGTACCCTGTGACACCTGCAATGGGTAAGACTTCTTTTGATGGACCGGAGTGCATCAAAGAGGTATTAATTGCTTTGTTGTTTTTCATACATTTCATGTTATGAGCCAACCTAGATCAGCTAAGAGCTTATGATAAACCTAACTTATCAAACCCTATATGTATGCAAGAGAACATAGTGCCTGGATGCCCCCAGGCCTTTGGTAAAATAACAAAGGTAGTACAACTTGGGATTTGTGGTAGGCGTATGCCACGAGTCCAAATCCTATATGGTGAACCAAGTTTAGTCATTAAGTGATGAAGTTTAAAAGCGGTTACCTATTGTTCACCAAGTTTTGAAGATGGGAGATAAGTGATAACAGATTTCTCAGTTATATAAAACAAAAAAAGGgaacatagtgcttgagcttgaATAAATCTATAATGCTCATCACAGATGTGTCTTTTCAAATTGTCAACTCACCAGCATCTTCAAACCCATCTGTGCTTAAGTTTCCTTTGTATAATAACCAGTCGCTAAGTCTCAAataacttttctttttctttttaagctTTTCTTCTCCTTCTCAATCATATGGTTTCACAGCATCATCGGCAAGTTTGCGTCTGGTTGTAGTTCCAGATGGTTATGTACTACATGATACATCCTcttaatctctctctctctctctctctctctctatatgtatataatatatatatatatatatatatatatatatattcagtgTATTTTTTTGCTGATAATATTCTTAAAAGAGACCACTTCTAATGGACATTGATGGCAGTTAATTGTTTTAAAGCAAAGATGATAGGTCATAGAATCAATAACGGGCATCTGACTTTCCGTATCTAGTTCATTTGTGTAAAGCACAGATGATAGCTGGTCATATAATACGAGCATGCTTCTTTTCCAGATGGTTGATCACTTTACATCCATGTCCGTACTCTGTCCTTGAGACACTAATTATTCCCGCTCACCCCCTTTTATACCCTATTAGATGCTAAGTCTGAATAATATCTCAGTCATTCCACGCTCTTTCGTTTTATATGGTTCATGAACAGTAGGAGATACGTAGGTGATGATTAATTAATAACTGCCTATTGTTTACACTTAAACCTGCAGTTGCAACTCAAGGCTACTGAGACCAGATCGATATCACAATTTTTctcaaagaaaggagaaaaagaccTAAAGGAGCAGAAGCCTCATATCAAAGCAGAGGAAGAGTCCTTGAATACTGATCAGGCAGAGAGCTTGAAGCAGGAACCTGAATCAGACCATGTAGGCGATCAGCGTTCCCCAGACAAACCGGAGGTTTTTGCTTCTGCTGGGACCACAGACATAAAAGTTGAGCAAGACTTTGATGAGTCAGGTTGTAAACAGTCATTGACTGGTCAAACCGGAAATCCACCTGGAAAAGTAGGTAGTGTTGCCAGTGATAAGGCGAAAGGCTTGAAAGAGGAGTCTGAGGATATTAAACCAAATGTTTCTGTTCTGCCCCAGGAGGGAAGTGGGGATTCTGGAACCAAGAGAGACTATGAGGAGCTCTCAGGTAATGCAAGGCCTCTTGCTAAGGGGGCTAACAAGCACGCAAGCCCATCTCAAAAAAAAGCTAAAGGGGCTGGTGACAAACAGCCTACTCTGTTTTCTTTCTTTGGGAAAGGTTAGTTGCATGACATGCAACGCTTAGGAATGTACTGTATATAGTGAAGTTGGTATTTCTGTTGCTAAAAAAACAAATGTTGGTAGCTTAGGATTTTGTTTGAGGATCAGCACACATCCTTGGCTTCTAGGCTTGTTTTGCAGATTTATGTTGGAATAATTTTCTTACTCGGACTCAGCTTCAGACAGTTGTGAAGTGATGGAAATGGTTGTTTAATGTATTTTGGCCAATACTGTTGTTCCGACGGGACTTgaattttgattttgaaaatttgTGCAGTGGCCTCCTTTTATGCGTAACCTCTCACAGGCTCAATTTATCTGCCCTGTGGCTCGCTGATCCTCGTGGTAAACCTCCTACGTACAGTTGATGTTTCAAAAGTTTTATACAACTATTTACTGTTCTTGCGCTTCTAATGTTCTGGCAGTAGATGCAGAATACTGTCGATCAAATGGATCACATACACAAGCCTATTCACTGCTCTTCATTGTATAGGTTTCAAGTACCGTTGATCTTTGAAGCCGTGGAAAAATAAAACTAGTACCCTCTACCAGTGACTAATAATATTGGACAAAAGTTattttccaaaaatccaaaaatgaataAATCCTTTAGAAATGTTGCAAGCAATGGGGAAACTTTGACCGATATTCCAGGACTCACGAATTAGTCATTTCACCATTTGGATACTCGAGGCTTTCAGGAATATGCAATGTGATAAGGTCGTGGAAGAAGCTTAAGAAAATATACTCAAGACAGGCGCTTGCTTACACAAAATTGGATAGAAGTAACCAATTATGAACAGTCGATACAGTATTTGGAGTATTCCTATGTCTACCAGAAGGGAAGTATTCAAGTAAAGGAGGCAACATCTGAAGTGCGATATATATCATCAATGCTTAATGAAACCATCAAATACGACAGCAGTGCATCACTCAGGCGCTCTAGATACAGCATGCACTAAGCTCTcctgaaagaagaaatgaaggtGCAAGGGCCAACTTCTTGATTCCTTGTTTGTCCTTGCTAGGCCTTCCTCATTCTATTGCCACATACCGCAATGTTGCACTGTAACAAGAAACGATCATCAGCCTGTTGAGAACATCAGGTCCAAAGAGAATGCAGAAGGTTTCATAAGATAGTGAAAGTTTGGGATGACAGCAAGTTTAACGAGGATCATTAAGAGCTGTTGAAGAAACTCGTTCTCAGCGGAAACTGAATGAACTATAATATAGAACAGAGGGTATAACCAAAAAATGGCATTCTTGGAACTGGACAGCACATTGCACCAGCAGAACAAGTCACTTTAGTGCTTTAAACATGCGGCAGGACAACAATGCATGGATGTATATGATACTGCTGAGTGTTCACAACTAGGCTACCATATGTTAGTGACGTGGAGGATTTTTAAGCCCATGAACATGTGAATACTGAATACTATAGACGCCTGCAGATCAACATCAGAGTCCAAGTGATTTCATAAAATGAGGCAAAGCGGACGGAATTTCTCTTACACTTTTCGCAAATTGATATCAATATCCTGCTTTGGAATCTCAGTCGAAAGCTAAAAAGCAATAGTGTCAGGAGCAAACTAGAATAGGTTTTATGTAAGGTAGAAGTTTATTGTTAGTTGAATTCATCTATAAAATGGCACAATTTTCAAGTACCTTTTTCATTCAACACACACACAGGGGTTCAGTCGACTTTGCCCATAGGATCAGTAGTGAGATTCATATTTACTGGAGATCTTTGCTGCTGTCAAAAGCTTCAATTTGCCTCGATCATTCATATGATTATTAAATTTACATTAATCTATTTTAACCAAAATTTATATAAATTCATATCTACATATGCTTTCTAGCTCAAGGGTGAGCTTTGTAGACACTGGCAATCACGAGGACTTGGCTAAGATCCAGCATCGGCTAAATCCTTCTTGACTTATATCCCAGAAATCCTGACACTACAGATATTGGTCTTAAAAAATTTACACAACATAACTTAAAACAGGAGTTTAAGAATGCAATAAGACAGATCTCTTTATCGACATTACAGCAGAAATGGAAGGCAGAAAGCACCTCTAAATTCTCAATGCCATAAGCCATTCAAATATATGTTCAGATAAATAACATTTGATCATATAAATATAACCATCGCACTCTCAAATCAAATACATTTCATAAAagacacacacacaaaaaaaaaagagtaaccAAAACTTTATCAGAAAAAATTACTCCATACAAATTTCACAAATGGGGTAATCTCGAGCTATAATA
This genomic stretch from Nicotiana sylvestris chromosome 9, ASM39365v2, whole genome shotgun sequence harbors:
- the LOC104245630 gene encoding uncharacterized protein isoform X2; protein product: MCGRARCTLRADDFPRACQLEGRRVRHVDMNRYRPSYNVAPGFNVPVVRREDESNDEGVVLHCMKWGLVPSFTKKTEKPDHYKMFNARSESIKEKASFRRLVPKNRCLVAVEGFYEWKKDGSKKQPYYIHFKDARPLVFAALFDSWKNPEGEVLYTFTILTTSVSSSLEWLHDRMPVIFGNKDAADMWLSSSPSSNIDMLLKPYEESDLAWYPVTPAMGKTSFDGPECIKELQLKATETRSISQFFSKKGEKDLKEQKPHIKAEEESLNTDQAESLKQEPESDHVGDQRSPDKPEVFASAGTTDIKVEQDFDESGCKQSLTGQTGNPPGKVGSVASDKAKGLKEESEDIKPNVSVLPQEGSGDSGTKRDYEELSGNARPLAKGANKHASPSQKKAKGAGDKQPTLFSFFGKG
- the LOC104245630 gene encoding uncharacterized protein isoform X1 → MCGRARCTLRADDFPRACQLEGRRVRHVDMNRYRPSYNVAPGFNVPVVRREDESNDEGVVLHCMKWGLVPSFTKKTEKPDHYKMFNARSESIKEKASFRRLVPKNRCLVAVEGIAEFVPIAMSMVLSDAIFFRFYEWKKDGSKKQPYYIHFKDARPLVFAALFDSWKNPEGEVLYTFTILTTSVSSSLEWLHDRMPVIFGNKDAADMWLSSSPSSNIDMLLKPYEESDLAWYPVTPAMGKTSFDGPECIKELQLKATETRSISQFFSKKGEKDLKEQKPHIKAEEESLNTDQAESLKQEPESDHVGDQRSPDKPEVFASAGTTDIKVEQDFDESGCKQSLTGQTGNPPGKVGSVASDKAKGLKEESEDIKPNVSVLPQEGSGDSGTKRDYEELSGNARPLAKGANKHASPSQKKAKGAGDKQPTLFSFFGKG